The following proteins are co-located in the Paenibacillus sp. JNUCC32 genome:
- a CDS encoding TetR/AcrR family transcriptional regulator, which yields MRIVKKAEERKNEILDAADTLFGQKGFDGTSTNDILEKVGIARGTLYHHFKSKEDIMDALIDRYTVRLLDRAQAIALDKSIPVIERIIRVVMALNISGDGESSKEIMEHIHKPQNALMHQKIHKVIINGVPPILTDIIREGIEQGLFSTPFPYECMEMVVIYANTVFDEDLVTMTDEERGQRVLAFVCNVERLLGAESGSLMDVMGMFGGGDENGQA from the coding sequence ATGCGAATCGTAAAAAAAGCGGAGGAACGCAAGAATGAAATCCTTGACGCAGCGGATACGCTTTTCGGTCAGAAGGGCTTTGACGGCACAAGTACCAACGATATTCTCGAAAAGGTCGGCATTGCGCGCGGAACTTTGTATCATCACTTCAAGTCGAAGGAGGATATCATGGATGCGCTGATTGACCGCTATACCGTCCGATTGTTGGATCGGGCACAGGCCATTGCCTTGGACAAGAGCATACCGGTAATCGAGCGCATCATCCGCGTTGTGATGGCGCTGAACATAAGCGGCGATGGAGAGAGCAGCAAGGAAATCATGGAGCATATTCACAAGCCTCAGAATGCGCTCATGCATCAAAAGATACATAAGGTCATTATTAATGGTGTTCCGCCGATCCTGACGGACATCATCCGCGAAGGCATCGAGCAGGGGCTGTTCAGCACGCCGTTCCCGTATGAATGCATGGAAATGGTAGTGATCTACGCGAATACCGTTTTTGATGAAGATCTGGTAACGATGACGGACGAGGAGCGAGGGCAGCGAGTTCTGGCCTTTGTTTGCAACGTCGAGAGGCTGCTCGGCGCGGAAAGCGGAAGCCTGATGGACGTTATGGGGATGTTTGGTGGAGGAGATGAAAACGGCCAAGCATGA
- a CDS encoding nucleoside-triphosphatase, producing MFEQSKHLVAVSALVKNRDGHVLMVRTHLRSDTWELPGGFVDAGEPLDQAVCREFLEETGVVIRPLGISGVYYNERLHVLSVVFHAEYVSGEITVQPEEIVEAKFVDLVDSNLDEYIKRPHIQSRTLDAIRAERSVPYETWDLNPPQYKLLSRLDGKPLNAKTAFLLTGKPRMGKTTLIKKLIHLVGPDLCGGFYTEEITNAGDRIGFRCVAVDGESVEIANVESPSHIRIGRYGVDVEKFEDFAIHKLREALSSKKIIVIDEMGFMQMLSASFQSMVHEIISDRRIVLGTIPVESHPEIDAIKYRKEVGIISLNEFNRDRMPELLIKDILKALEG from the coding sequence ATGTTTGAGCAGTCAAAGCATTTGGTTGCTGTTTCAGCTTTAGTGAAGAATAGAGACGGACATGTGCTGATGGTTCGGACGCATTTGCGTTCGGATACGTGGGAACTGCCCGGAGGCTTCGTTGATGCCGGGGAGCCGCTGGATCAAGCCGTGTGCCGGGAGTTTCTGGAGGAGACGGGCGTGGTTATACGCCCTTTAGGCATTTCAGGAGTCTACTACAATGAGAGGCTGCACGTGTTGTCCGTCGTTTTTCATGCGGAATACGTCAGCGGAGAAATAACCGTTCAACCGGAAGAAATTGTGGAAGCGAAATTCGTAGACTTGGTAGATTCCAACCTGGATGAATACATAAAAAGGCCCCACATTCAATCGCGCACGTTGGACGCCATCCGTGCAGAGCGTTCGGTCCCTTATGAGACTTGGGATTTGAACCCGCCTCAGTATAAGCTGCTGTCCAGATTGGACGGGAAACCGCTGAATGCCAAAACGGCATTTTTACTCACGGGGAAGCCGAGGATGGGCAAAACGACCCTGATCAAGAAACTCATACATCTCGTCGGCCCTGATCTTTGCGGCGGTTTTTATACGGAGGAAATAACGAATGCAGGCGATCGAATCGGTTTCAGATGCGTGGCTGTCGATGGAGAAAGCGTAGAGATTGCAAATGTGGAAAGTCCCAGCCATATTCGAATTGGCAGGTACGGCGTAGATGTTGAGAAATTCGAGGATTTTGCTATTCATAAACTACGGGAAGCCTTGTCCTCCAAGAAAATCATCGTCATTGACGAAATGGGATTCATGCAGATGCTGTCTGCCTCTTTTCAAAGCATGGTACATGAGATTATTAGTGATCGCCGGATTGTACTAGGAACGATACCCGTCGAGAGTCACCCTGAAATAGATGCAATTAAATATCGGAAGGAAGTCGGCATCATCAGCTTGAACGAATTCAATCGTGATAGGATGCCGGAATTATTGATAAAGGATATTTTGAAGGCATTGGAGGGATGA
- a CDS encoding GNAT family N-acetyltransferase, producing MKKLPTIQLERLILRPFSLEDARVVQELAGDKYIAETTLYIPHPYEDGMAEQWIESHFANFNEDRSLELAIVHKEENYVIGAISIGCNRNFDHGELGYWIGRKYKNHGFCTEAAKGIVQYAFEEMRLNRIFARHLGNNPASGKVMLKLGMKHEGLLRQHVKKWGEYEDLAHYGLLREEYVSENS from the coding sequence ATGAAGAAACTACCGACGATCCAATTAGAAAGGTTGATTTTACGGCCGTTCAGTTTAGAAGATGCAAGAGTTGTACAGGAACTGGCAGGCGATAAGTATATTGCAGAAACAACGTTATATATTCCGCACCCGTACGAGGATGGGATGGCAGAACAATGGATAGAGTCCCATTTTGCTAACTTCAATGAAGATCGATCCCTTGAGCTAGCTATTGTACATAAAGAAGAAAATTACGTAATTGGCGCAATCAGTATAGGCTGCAATCGAAATTTTGATCACGGTGAGCTTGGATATTGGATAGGGAGAAAATACAAGAATCACGGCTTTTGTACGGAAGCGGCAAAAGGAATCGTACAATATGCGTTTGAAGAAATGCGATTAAACCGCATTTTTGCACGTCATCTGGGGAACAATCCTGCATCAGGCAAAGTCATGTTAAAGCTGGGAATGAAGCATGAAGGACTGTTAAGACAACATGTAAAAAAATGGGGTGAATATGAAGACCTTGCGCATTATGGTCTGTTGAGGGAAGAGTATGTATCAGAGAATAGCTAA
- a CDS encoding GNAT family N-acetyltransferase yields MRIEDIFSDLPTLETGRTILRKLRSEDEPDIFRYGSDDEVSRYTSWPTHQTMEDTRHYLNKVLQKYDHHAVAPWGIVDKETGRVIGTSGFMAWNVHHDKAELGYALSKDYWNRGYMTEVIRTIISYGFERMKLVRIEASCLPSNLGSARVMEKAGMTFEGIIRQSIFVKGKHEDLKLYSIVVDDYRNQNKPR; encoded by the coding sequence ATGCGGATAGAGGATATCTTCTCGGATCTGCCAACATTAGAAACAGGCCGAACGATTTTAAGAAAATTAAGAAGCGAGGACGAGCCAGATATCTTTCGTTACGGATCGGATGATGAGGTATCGAGATATACCTCCTGGCCGACGCATCAAACGATGGAAGATACCCGCCATTATCTAAACAAGGTGCTGCAAAAATACGACCATCATGCCGTGGCCCCGTGGGGGATCGTGGACAAAGAAACCGGAAGGGTCATCGGAACTTCAGGATTTATGGCTTGGAACGTTCATCATGACAAAGCAGAACTGGGATATGCCTTGTCCAAGGATTATTGGAATCGCGGTTACATGACCGAAGTGATCAGGACCATCATCTCTTATGGATTTGAACGAATGAAGCTGGTTAGAATCGAAGCCAGCTGTCTGCCGTCAAACCTAGGATCAGCCAGAGTGATGGAAAAGGCCGGCATGACCTTTGAGGGAATCATAAGACAGTCGATATTCGTGAAAGGCAAACATGAAGATCTGAAATTATATTCCATTGTCGTGGATGACTACCGGAATCAGAACAAGCCCCGTTAA
- a CDS encoding ABC transporter ATP-binding protein — protein sequence MIQIHQVSKVYKGTETITNVNMNVNKGEIYGFLGPNGAGKTTIMKMILNLVKPSSGEIRVFDQPVLPTSVQYLKRIGSIIEYPVFYDRLTAEANLDLHCRYVGYHNKSAIKEALEIVGLHGVGKKKIHEFSLGMKQRLGIARAIVTKPDILILDEPINGLDPIGIKDIRELLLLFKKNYGTTILISSHIVSEIESVADTIGIIHQGQLLTEVKMADIRGQHAGSLEAYFINLVHGGKRYA from the coding sequence ATGATTCAAATCCATCAAGTAAGCAAGGTATACAAGGGTACAGAAACCATTACGAACGTCAATATGAACGTTAACAAAGGGGAAATTTACGGGTTTTTGGGTCCGAACGGTGCCGGGAAAACCACCATCATGAAAATGATCTTAAACCTGGTCAAACCGTCTTCCGGTGAAATCCGAGTATTCGATCAACCGGTTCTCCCCACATCGGTTCAATACCTAAAGAGAATAGGCAGCATTATTGAATATCCCGTGTTTTACGACCGGCTTACGGCCGAAGCCAACTTGGATCTTCATTGCAGATACGTCGGATATCACAATAAGTCTGCGATTAAGGAAGCGCTGGAGATCGTAGGCCTTCACGGAGTCGGGAAGAAGAAAATCCATGAATTCTCGCTAGGAATGAAGCAGCGGTTAGGGATTGCACGGGCCATTGTGACGAAACCGGACATCCTCATTCTGGATGAACCGATCAACGGACTGGATCCGATCGGAATTAAGGATATTCGGGAGCTCTTACTGCTATTCAAGAAGAACTACGGAACCACCATTCTCATATCGAGCCATATCGTGTCGGAAATCGAATCGGTTGCCGATACGATCGGCATTATTCATCAGGGGCAATTATTAACGGAAGTAAAGATGGCGGACATCCGGGGACAGCATGCCGGGTCGTTAGAGGCGTATTTCATCAATCTCGTTCATGGAGGCAAACGCTATGCTTAA
- a CDS encoding response regulator transcription factor: MESATILAVDDEIGILKLLEITLRKENFTHIDTVSSGKGALQRVKEKSYDMILLDIMLPDLSGFELCTEIRKHTNAPIIFISARSTDFDKLTGLGIGGDDYITKPFNPLEVIARIKAILRRQKIMENELQRNTAYDYGYLSFHPESATLIVKGQPVDCTAKELELLHFFCKHPNHIFTTAQLYELVWGSDVFGEEKTVTIHISKLRKKIGDDTRKPAIIVNLRGIGYKFIPPNEALACE, from the coding sequence ATGGAATCTGCAACCATATTGGCCGTCGATGACGAGATTGGTATTTTGAAGTTATTGGAGATTACGCTCCGAAAAGAAAACTTTACGCATATTGACACGGTCTCATCCGGAAAAGGCGCACTGCAGCGCGTCAAAGAAAAATCATATGACATGATCCTGCTTGATATTATGCTTCCGGATCTAAGCGGCTTTGAACTCTGCACGGAGATCCGGAAACATACGAATGCGCCGATCATTTTCATCAGCGCGCGCTCTACCGACTTCGATAAGTTAACGGGGTTAGGCATCGGCGGGGACGATTATATAACAAAGCCCTTTAATCCATTGGAGGTCATTGCCCGAATCAAGGCGATTCTTCGTAGGCAAAAAATTATGGAGAACGAACTTCAACGAAACACGGCCTACGATTACGGGTACCTCTCATTTCATCCGGAATCGGCAACGTTAATCGTGAAGGGCCAACCAGTAGATTGCACGGCCAAGGAGCTGGAGCTGCTGCATTTCTTCTGCAAGCATCCCAATCATATCTTCACGACGGCTCAGCTTTATGAGCTGGTATGGGGGAGTGACGTGTTCGGGGAAGAAAAAACGGTCACGATCCATATCTCCAAGCTGCGCAAAAAGATAGGCGATGATACCCGCAAACCCGCAATCATCGTGAATTTAAGGGGGATCGGTTATAAATTCATCCCTCCGAACGAGGCACTGGCATGCGAATAA
- a CDS encoding sensor histidine kinase: MRIKTRFTVHLASGLILWILGTGILLVILLEGVLPMLGIHFSEDNEGLIVGAIFGFSTLLCIALFGWYFGGPIGFIMTWIQQLSKDDYKQPADLSKIVTRKGKLRMRYRLYQEVLQHLQSLGSVLQANEAERTQIEQAKQEWIAGISHDLKTPLTYIKGYSALLLNEQYEWSKEEAISFIREMDDKGKHMEELIQDLSLVTQLNRADGALPLQKAKQDIVEFTKRVVADISNNPQASNYLLHFQTDSSAMHVDFDAKYMQRILQNIMMNSIIHNPEFTEIFVRITDAGEFAAIRITDNGIGMPADTVAHLFQQYYRGTTTDAASEGTGLGMAIVYKLIQAHDGTITVESKPSQGTTFTIRLPKEGGRYG; the protein is encoded by the coding sequence ATGCGAATAAAAACTCGGTTCACGGTACATTTGGCGTCAGGGCTCATTCTGTGGATTCTTGGGACGGGGATTCTCCTTGTTATTCTGCTTGAAGGTGTTCTTCCCATGCTAGGTATCCATTTCAGCGAGGATAACGAAGGGCTTATCGTAGGAGCGATCTTCGGATTCAGCACGCTGCTATGTATAGCCCTGTTCGGATGGTATTTTGGCGGCCCGATCGGATTCATAATGACCTGGATTCAACAGCTTTCGAAAGATGATTACAAGCAACCGGCCGATTTGTCCAAAATCGTTACCCGAAAAGGGAAACTGCGCATGCGGTACCGCCTCTATCAGGAGGTGCTCCAGCATCTTCAGTCCTTGGGCAGCGTCCTGCAAGCGAACGAGGCGGAAAGAACCCAAATCGAACAGGCCAAACAGGAATGGATCGCGGGGATATCCCATGATTTGAAAACACCTCTAACCTATATTAAGGGCTATTCGGCTCTCTTATTGAATGAACAATACGAATGGTCGAAGGAAGAGGCGATCTCTTTCATCCGGGAAATGGACGATAAAGGGAAGCATATGGAGGAATTGATTCAGGATTTAAGCCTCGTTACGCAGCTCAACCGGGCTGATGGCGCGCTGCCGTTACAGAAGGCGAAACAGGACATCGTCGAGTTCACCAAAAGGGTGGTTGCCGATATCAGCAATAATCCGCAGGCAAGCAACTACCTTTTGCATTTTCAAACGGATTCGTCTGCCATGCACGTGGATTTTGATGCGAAATACATGCAGCGCATCCTGCAAAATATCATGATGAACTCGATCATTCATAATCCGGAGTTTACGGAGATTTTCGTCCGGATCACGGACGCAGGAGAGTTTGCCGCTATCCGCATTACGGACAATGGCATAGGCATGCCGGCCGATACGGTAGCGCATCTGTTCCAGCAATATTATCGCGGGACCACGACGGATGCTGCCTCTGAGGGCACCGGACTGGGAATGGCGATCGTTTACAAGCTGATTCAAGCTCATGACGGCACCATCACAGTGGAGAGCAAGCCTTCGCAAGGGACAACGTTTACGATTCGATTGCCGAAAGAAGGAGGGAGATATGGATGA
- a CDS encoding ABC transporter ATP-binding protein, which yields MKKLIICDDIVKSFGEGDEQRRVLDGVSAYIHEGEFVSVMGPSGSGKSTFMFALSGTDGVNGGTVFFDGKDLSAASENELSDIRRTHMGFVFQQPTMLKNLNILDNIILPSMRDQRKNVASITKKARTLMNRVGIAELEKRDITQVSGGQLQRAGICRALINSPRIIFGDEPTGALNSKSAQEIMDIFSEINAEGTAVMLVTHDANVAARTERIMFMRDGNMVSELKLPKYDGTDMDRRVENVRARMLEIGI from the coding sequence ATGAAAAAGTTGATTATCTGTGATGATATCGTAAAATCTTTCGGCGAAGGTGATGAGCAGCGCCGTGTTCTGGACGGCGTGTCCGCCTACATTCACGAGGGCGAGTTCGTTTCGGTTATGGGGCCTTCGGGTTCGGGAAAATCAACGTTCATGTTTGCATTGAGCGGGACGGATGGCGTGAATGGCGGAACGGTCTTTTTTGACGGCAAGGATTTATCGGCAGCCTCGGAGAATGAGCTTTCAGATATACGGAGGACCCATATGGGGTTTGTCTTCCAGCAGCCAACGATGCTGAAAAACCTCAATATCCTCGATAATATCATTCTTCCATCCATGCGGGACCAACGAAAAAACGTTGCATCCATAACAAAAAAAGCAAGAACTCTTATGAACAGGGTGGGAATCGCAGAGCTGGAAAAGCGAGACATCACTCAGGTTTCGGGAGGACAGCTTCAGCGTGCTGGAATCTGCCGGGCGCTAATAAACAGCCCGAGAATCATTTTTGGCGATGAGCCTACGGGCGCGCTCAACTCCAAATCGGCGCAGGAAATCATGGACATTTTCTCCGAAATCAACGCGGAAGGCACGGCGGTCATGCTTGTAACGCATGACGCTAACGTGGCGGCCCGGACGGAGCGCATTATGTTTATGCGCGACGGGAACATGGTCAGTGAACTCAAGCTTCCCAAGTACGACGGAACGGATATGGATCGCAGGGTTGAGAATGTGAGGGCGAGAATGCTGGAGATCGGAATATAA
- a CDS encoding PocR ligand-binding domain-containing protein: MSKSRFDLEEIIDLEKWEKLQDSLSLVTKMAILTVDYKGVPVTKHSYCQPFCQGVRQDGHLSQYCQKCDARAGIEAVRQNKPYIYLCHFNIIDIAIPIIIDNQYLGAIMAGQLKLREPDAPMLEQIVSRPPNVESNRKFKELEEDYNALPVLSYEEVTRCVDLLLQLSTYIVEEAIQKHTTVDMYKKVLTSNMDAPVSVETLSESDRAVRSIQSIQQELSGALIDTKLKNGAGRFASSNPVLQPAFDYIFTHKHENFSLKEMAKLCHISPSYFSRIFTKETGENFSVFIARLKIEWAKRLLESTDSPIHQVSDDLGFCDTGYFIKTFKKFENLTPAVYRNMYAGISAK; this comes from the coding sequence ATGTCCAAATCCCGGTTCGATTTAGAAGAAATCATCGATTTGGAGAAATGGGAGAAGCTGCAGGATTCCTTATCGCTTGTGACCAAAATGGCGATCCTTACGGTCGATTACAAGGGCGTTCCCGTGACCAAGCACAGCTACTGCCAGCCTTTCTGCCAAGGCGTGCGCCAGGATGGCCATCTCTCGCAGTATTGCCAAAAATGCGATGCGCGAGCCGGCATTGAAGCGGTTCGCCAGAACAAGCCATACATCTATCTGTGCCATTTTAACATTATCGATATCGCCATTCCGATCATCATCGATAACCAATATCTTGGCGCGATCATGGCCGGACAGCTCAAGCTCCGGGAGCCTGACGCGCCGATGCTGGAGCAGATCGTGTCCCGGCCGCCCAATGTGGAGTCAAACCGGAAGTTCAAGGAGCTCGAAGAGGATTACAACGCCCTGCCAGTCCTGTCATACGAGGAAGTAACAAGGTGCGTGGATCTGCTGCTACAATTGAGCACGTATATCGTGGAGGAAGCCATTCAAAAGCATACCACGGTGGATATGTACAAAAAAGTGCTCACGTCTAACATGGACGCGCCAGTGTCGGTTGAAACGCTGAGCGAGTCCGATCGCGCGGTCCGCAGCATTCAATCCATCCAGCAGGAGCTGTCAGGGGCGCTGATCGACACCAAATTGAAGAATGGCGCCGGGCGGTTTGCTTCTTCGAATCCGGTGCTTCAGCCCGCGTTTGATTACATTTTTACGCACAAGCATGAAAACTTCAGCCTGAAGGAGATGGCCAAGCTGTGCCACATCAGCCCCAGCTATTTCAGCCGTATATTTACGAAAGAGACCGGGGAGAATTTCTCCGTCTTCATCGCCCGGCTTAAGATTGAATGGGCCAAGCGGCTGCTGGAATCCACCGATTCGCCGATCCATCAAGTGAGCGATGATCTAGGCTTTTGCGACACGGGCTATTTCATCAAAACGTTCAAAAAGTTCGAGAACCTCACCCCGGCCGTGTACCGGAACATGTATGCCGGGATATCCGCGAAGTAA
- a CDS encoding ABC transporter permease, translating into MYFRIIRRDISKSKWITLMTMIFVAAAAMLVSLAAVLILNLSGAVHTLMTQAKTPHFMQMHSGDIDTERLAAFAEQHGNVEDFQVTEFLNMDGARIRLGEHSLAHSVQDNGFSIQSKKFDYLLDLDGNIIHADDGELYVPINYMRDNMARVGDAAMISGKAFTVAGFLRDSQMNSTLSASKRFLVSDKDYAEIKNSGSTEYLIEFRLRDLSELGAFEADYASAGLEANGPTVTYKLFQMMNALSDGMMIGVILLVSILVVAISLMCIRFTLLAKIEDDYREIGVMKAIGLRVSDMKKIYLAKYAAITAAGSILGFALSVPFKGLLLENIRLYMGESSHSSYALPFGLIGILLVFLTIIAYVSRVLNRFRTISASEAIRFGTSPEKNTGAGSFNLSGNRLFSTNVFLGMKDVLARKRLYATSLTVIVISAFIMIVPQNLHNTISSKSFIQYMGIGSYDMRVDIQQTEQMSEKTAEILYTMNNDPAITKTAVLTTKTFKIKTGDGTEENIKIELGDHTVFPIAYAKGKAPAEDEIALSAINADEMGKKVGDIITVVIEGKAKALTVSGIYSDITNGGKTAKAVFTDDTADTMWSIVCAELSDQTLVHEKVSAYAERFDYAKISDVDDFVSQTFGSTISSVKTASNAAVTVALMIAVLVTLLFMKMLVAKDRHAIAVMKAFGFTNSDMRVQYVSRSVFVLIVGIMVGTLLANTVGEMLAGAAISSFGASTFHFAIDPLSAYLFSPMLMIGAVLFATVIGVSGAGRIKISEHMKE; encoded by the coding sequence ATGTATTTCAGAATCATCCGAAGGGATATATCCAAAAGCAAATGGATCACGTTGATGACCATGATCTTCGTTGCGGCAGCAGCGATGCTGGTTTCGCTCGCGGCCGTGCTCATTTTAAATTTATCCGGAGCGGTACATACACTCATGACGCAAGCCAAAACCCCGCATTTTATGCAAATGCATTCGGGTGACATCGATACTGAACGGCTAGCAGCTTTTGCGGAGCAGCACGGCAATGTCGAAGATTTTCAAGTGACAGAATTTCTCAACATGGACGGTGCGCGGATTCGGTTAGGGGAGCATTCGCTTGCCCATAGCGTTCAGGATAACGGATTCAGCATACAGAGCAAGAAATTCGATTATCTGCTTGATTTGGACGGGAACATCATTCACGCGGACGACGGCGAGTTATATGTTCCCATAAATTATATGAGAGACAATATGGCAAGGGTTGGCGATGCTGCGATGATCAGCGGGAAGGCATTTACCGTTGCCGGTTTCCTCCGCGATTCGCAGATGAATTCCACGCTCTCCGCCTCCAAGCGTTTTCTGGTCAGTGACAAGGATTACGCGGAGATCAAAAACTCGGGCAGTACGGAATATTTGATTGAGTTCAGACTAAGGGATTTGTCGGAGCTAGGCGCATTTGAAGCAGACTACGCTTCCGCGGGTCTTGAAGCGAACGGACCTACGGTTACCTATAAGCTGTTCCAAATGATGAACGCCCTTTCCGACGGGATGATGATCGGCGTCATCCTTCTCGTTAGCATTCTTGTCGTAGCGATATCTCTGATGTGCATACGCTTTACCCTCTTAGCCAAAATCGAAGACGATTACCGTGAAATCGGCGTCATGAAGGCGATAGGGCTGCGTGTTTCCGACATGAAAAAGATCTATCTCGCGAAATATGCTGCGATTACCGCGGCAGGCAGTATTCTCGGCTTTGCGCTTTCGGTGCCTTTCAAAGGATTGCTTCTTGAGAACATACGTCTCTATATGGGAGAAAGCAGCCATTCTTCTTATGCCTTGCCGTTCGGACTCATCGGCATACTGCTTGTCTTTCTGACGATCATCGCCTATGTAAGCAGAGTTCTGAATCGCTTTCGGACCATATCGGCTTCAGAAGCGATACGCTTTGGCACTTCACCCGAGAAAAACACGGGCGCCGGAAGCTTTAATCTGAGCGGAAACAGGCTGTTTAGCACCAATGTTTTTCTCGGGATGAAAGACGTACTCGCCAGGAAAAGACTTTACGCTACAAGCCTGACGGTAATCGTGATCTCGGCATTTATCATGATCGTACCGCAGAACCTGCACAACACGATCTCGTCCAAAAGCTTTATTCAATATATGGGCATCGGAAGCTACGACATGCGGGTTGACATTCAGCAGACCGAGCAAATGTCGGAAAAAACGGCCGAGATTCTATATACGATGAACAACGACCCTGCCATTACAAAGACAGCCGTCCTTACAACCAAAACATTCAAAATCAAAACGGGAGACGGGACGGAGGAAAATATCAAAATCGAGCTTGGGGACCATACGGTGTTTCCTATAGCATATGCCAAGGGCAAAGCACCCGCAGAAGACGAGATTGCGCTTTCGGCGATAAACGCCGATGAGATGGGCAAAAAGGTCGGCGATATCATCACGGTGGTGATCGAAGGGAAGGCGAAAGCCCTCACGGTAAGCGGAATCTACTCCGACATTACCAACGGCGGCAAAACCGCAAAGGCTGTATTCACCGACGATACGGCGGACACGATGTGGAGCATTGTCTGCGCTGAGCTATCCGATCAAACGCTTGTCCATGAGAAGGTCTCCGCCTATGCGGAGAGGTTCGATTATGCAAAGATCTCGGACGTTGACGACTTTGTATCGCAAACGTTCGGCTCGACGATTAGCTCCGTCAAAACGGCCTCCAACGCTGCCGTTACGGTTGCGCTGATGATAGCGGTTCTCGTTACCTTGCTGTTTATGAAAATGCTGGTTGCCAAGGACCGGCATGCGATTGCCGTCATGAAAGCCTTTGGCTTTACGAACTCGGATATGAGGGTGCAGTATGTCTCGCGTTCGGTATTTGTTCTGATTGTCGGCATCATGGTTGGAACGCTTCTGGCCAACACGGTCGGTGAGATGCTCGCAGGTGCCGCAATTTCCTCGTTTGGAGCGTCGACATTTCATTTTGCGATCGATCCGCTTTCGGCGTATCTGTTCAGCCCCATGTTGATGATCGGCGCGGTGCTTTTCGCAACCGTGATCGGCGTTTCTGGCGCGGGACGAATCAAAATATCCGAACATATGAAGGAGTAA